A genomic stretch from Flavobacterium sp. KS-LB2 includes:
- a CDS encoding adenylyltransferase/cytidyltransferase family protein — protein MRIGITFSAFDLLHAGHVKMLEDAKRQCDYLIVALQTDPTIDRPEKNRPTQSVVERYIQLKGCVHVDEIVPYATEQDLEDILRSFKLDVRIIGEEYREKNFTGRSYCEEKGIELYFNVRDHRFSSSSLRKVVAEKELRKVI, from the coding sequence ATGAGAATAGGAATTACTTTCAGTGCATTCGACTTACTACACGCGGGGCATGTAAAAATGTTAGAAGATGCAAAAAGGCAATGTGATTATTTAATTGTTGCTTTACAGACTGATCCAACAATTGATCGTCCTGAAAAAAACAGACCGACGCAATCGGTGGTAGAAAGATACATACAACTTAAAGGATGCGTCCATGTGGATGAAATTGTTCCTTATGCCACAGAACAGGATTTAGAAGATATTTTACGGTCTTTTAAATTGGATGTCCGTATTATCGGAGAGGAGTATAGAGAAAAAAACTTCACTGGTCGAAGCTACTGCGAAGAAAAAGGAATTGAATTGTATTTCAATGTGCGGGATCATCGATTTTCAAGTAGCAGTTTGCGTAAAGTAGTGGCCGAAAAAGAATTAAGAAAAGTAATTTAG
- a CDS encoding nucleotide sugar dehydrogenase, with product MDSKAKIAVIGLGYVGLPLARLFATKHAVVGFDINQSRVSSLKSGTDTTFEVDDATLQKVLLEQPSDAIGLYCTTNIADITDCNYYIVTVPTPVDKNNRPDLTPLYKSSETVGAVLKKGDIVIYESTVYPGVTEEECVPVLERVSGLKFNVDFFAGYSPERINPGDKEHTVEKILKITSGSTFEIGQKVNKLYQSVITAGTHLAPSIKVAEAAKVIENSQRDINIAFVNELSKIFNLMHIDTQAVLEAARTKWNFLPFKPGLVGGHCIGVDPYYLAQRAQEFGYHPEIILAGRRLNDSMGEYVASQVVKLMIKKGISVNGATVLMLGITFKENCPDVRNTKIVDVIAALTDYGITVTIYDPLANPFEVQKEYNLLTTNRIPKEQFDAVILGVAHHQFLDIDLSILQKSTSLLYDVKGVLGDVADGRL from the coding sequence ATGGATTCTAAAGCAAAAATAGCTGTAATTGGTTTGGGTTATGTAGGTTTACCATTAGCAAGATTGTTTGCAACTAAGCATGCTGTTGTTGGATTTGACATCAATCAATCTAGAGTTAGTTCTTTGAAATCAGGTACTGATACAACATTTGAAGTAGATGATGCCACGCTGCAAAAAGTGCTATTAGAGCAACCAAGTGATGCAATTGGTTTGTATTGTACAACTAATATTGCTGATATTACGGATTGCAATTACTATATCGTAACCGTTCCAACTCCAGTTGATAAAAATAATCGGCCCGATTTAACCCCGTTATACAAATCCAGTGAGACGGTAGGTGCAGTCTTAAAAAAAGGAGATATTGTTATTTATGAATCAACTGTTTATCCTGGAGTGACAGAGGAAGAATGTGTCCCTGTTTTAGAACGCGTTTCTGGATTGAAATTTAACGTTGATTTTTTTGCGGGCTACTCGCCTGAGCGAATTAATCCTGGAGACAAAGAACACACCGTAGAAAAAATTTTAAAAATTACTTCAGGTTCCACTTTTGAGATTGGACAAAAAGTAAACAAACTATATCAATCTGTTATTACAGCAGGTACGCACTTAGCGCCCTCTATAAAGGTAGCCGAAGCTGCTAAAGTAATCGAAAATTCTCAGCGAGATATTAATATTGCGTTTGTAAACGAGTTGTCTAAGATATTCAATTTGATGCATATAGATACGCAGGCCGTTTTAGAAGCAGCACGAACCAAATGGAATTTTCTGCCTTTTAAACCCGGATTAGTTGGTGGGCATTGTATAGGCGTTGATCCTTATTACTTAGCTCAGCGGGCGCAAGAGTTTGGGTATCACCCTGAAATTATATTAGCCGGAAGGCGATTGAATGATAGTATGGGCGAATATGTAGCTTCTCAAGTAGTGAAGCTTATGATTAAAAAAGGGATTTCAGTTAATGGGGCAACTGTCTTAATGCTTGGTATTACCTTCAAGGAAAACTGTCCTGATGTTCGTAATACAAAAATTGTCGATGTAATAGCTGCTTTGACAGATTATGGAATTACAGTTACTATTTATGATCCTCTTGCTAATCCGTTTGAAGTGCAAAAAGAATATAACTTATTGACTACAAATAGAATACCTAAGGAGCAGTTTGATGCTGTAATTTTAGGAGTTGCTCACCATCAATTTTTGGATATAGATTTATCCATATTACAAAAATCTACTAGTTTATTGTATGATGTGAAAGGGGTTTTAGGTGATGTAGCTGATGGACGGTTATAA
- a CDS encoding UpxY family transcription antiterminator, with protein MNWYVVYTKPKWEKKVAEQLKNKGIECYCPLVTQVRQWSDRKKKVEVPLFNSYVFVQLPDSERNAVFQSVGVVRYLFWLGKPAVVRDEEISIIKKWMDPSESNDVSIHSFQVGDAIQLESGPFSNQKAIVQEVTNTHYVLVLESLGCVLKMKHK; from the coding sequence ATGAATTGGTATGTAGTTTACACAAAGCCCAAATGGGAGAAAAAAGTTGCAGAACAATTAAAAAATAAAGGAATAGAGTGCTATTGCCCTTTGGTTACACAAGTTAGACAATGGTCAGATAGAAAGAAAAAAGTTGAGGTGCCACTTTTTAATTCTTATGTTTTTGTTCAGTTACCCGATTCTGAACGGAATGCTGTATTTCAATCAGTAGGAGTGGTGCGTTATTTATTTTGGTTGGGAAAACCAGCTGTAGTTCGCGATGAAGAGATTAGTATTATCAAAAAATGGATGGATCCTTCCGAGAGTAATGATGTTTCAATACACTCATTTCAAGTAGGAGATGCTATACAATTAGAATCAGGACCTTTTTCTAACCAAAAAGCAATTGTTCAAGAGGTTACTAATACACATTATGTGTTGGTTTTGGAATCGTTAGGATGTGTATTGAAAATGAAACATAAATAA